aacaactgagaaacccaccacaactacaacaactgaaaaacccaccacaacaacaacaacaactgaaaaacccaccacaactacaacaactgaaaaacccaccacaactacaacaactgagaaacccaccacaactacaacaacagaaaaacccaccacaactacaacaactgaaaaacccaccacaactacaactacaactgagaaacccaccacaactacaactacaactgagaaacccaccacaactacaacaactgaaaaacccaccacaactacaacaactgaaatacccaccacaactacaacaacaactgaaaaacccaccacaactacaacaactgagaaacccaccacaactacaacaacagaaaaacccaccacaactacaaccaCTGAGAAACCCACCAAAACTACCACaactgaaaaacccaccacaactacaacaacagaaaaacccaccacaactacaacaactgagaaacccaccacaactacaacaacagaaaaacccaccacaactacaaccactgagaaacccaccacaactacaacaactgaaaaacccaccacaactacaacaactgagaaacccaccacaactacaacaactgaaaaacccaccacaactacaactacaactgaaaaacccaccacaactacaacaactgaaaaacccaccacaactacaacaactgagaaacccaccacaactacaacaactgaaaaacccaccacaactacaacaacagaaaaacccaccacaactacaactacaactgagaaacccaccacaactacaacaacaactgaaaaacccaccacaactacaacttcaactgaaaaacccaccacaactacaacaacagaaaaacccaccacaactacaacaactgagaaacccaccacaactacaacaactgaaaaacccaccacaactacaacaactgaaaaacccaccacaactacaacaactgaaaaacccaccacaactacaacaactgaaaaacccatcacaactacaacaactgagaaacccaccacaactacaacaacaactgaaaaacccaccacaactactaCAACAACggaaaaacccaccacaactactaCAACAACggaaaaacccaccacaactacaacaactgaaaaacccaccacaactacaactactgagaaacccaccacaactacaacaactgagaaacccaccacaactacaacaacagaaaaacccaccacaactacaacaacagaaaaacccaccacaactacaacaacggaaaaacccaccacaactacaacaacagaaaaacccaccacaactacaacaacaactgaaaaacccaccacaactactaCAACAACggaaaaacccaccacaactacaacaactgagaaacccaccacaactacaacaactgaaaaacccacc
This sequence is a window from Cheilinus undulatus linkage group 1, ASM1832078v1, whole genome shotgun sequence. Protein-coding genes within it:
- the LOC121506429 gene encoding mucin-2-like, giving the protein TTEKPTTTTTTEKPTTTTTTEKPTTTTTTTEKPTTTTTTEKPTTTTTTEKPTTTTTTEKPTTTTTTEKPTTTTTTTEKPTTTTTTVKPTTTTTTEKPTTTTTTEKSTTTTTTEKPTTTTTTTEKPTTTTTTEKPTTTTTTEKPTTTTTTEKPTTTTTTEKPTTTTTTTEKPTTTTTTEKPTTTTTTTEKPTTTTTTEKPTTTTTTEKPTTTTTTEKPTTTTTTEIPTTTTTTTEKPTTTTTTEKPTTTTTTEKPTTTTTTEKPTTTTTTEIPTTTTTTEKPTTTTTTEKPTTTTTTEKPTTTTTTEKPTTTTTTEKPTTTTTTEKPTTTTTTEKPTTTTTTTEKPTTTTTTEKPTTTTTTEKPTTTTTTEKPTTTTTTEKPTTTTTTTEKPTTTTTTTEKPTTTTTTEKPTTTTTTEIPTTTTTTTEKPTTTTTTEKPTTTTTTEKPTTTTTTEKPTKTTTTEKPTTTTTTEKPTTTTTTEKPTTTTTTEKPTTTTTTEKPTTTTTTEKPTTTTTTEKPTTTTTTEKPTTTTTTTEKPTTTTTTEKPTTTTTTEKPTTTTTTEKPTTTTTTEKPTTTTTTTEKPTTTTTTTEKPTTTTTSTEKPTTTTTTEKPTTTTTTEKPTTTTTTEKPTTTTTTEKPTTTTTTEKPTTTTTTEKPITTTTTEKPTTTTTTTEKPTTTTTTTEKPTTTTTTTEKPT